In a single window of the Pocillopora verrucosa isolate sample1 chromosome 4, ASM3666991v2, whole genome shotgun sequence genome:
- the LOC131774956 gene encoding tetratricopeptide repeat protein 28-like, giving the protein MEIGDRRGEAADYGNLGTVFQSLGYYNQAQEYHEKALAIRREIGDRKGEATDYENLGGLFAILGEHDKAQEYLEKALRIRKELCNRNGEASCYANLGALFLSLGKYPKADKYLEHSLAIMKEIGDKNGEADVYGHFGIISHHLHDYEKAQEYHKKALAIYEEIGDRNGEAVEYTNLGKCFQSLGRYNVAEKYINRALLISKNIEHNLNEYGCLRHLTVLKLSQFNLKEAMSYLFQCIGKFDTLRGFLKDNDQFKTSLLEKYGNFPYKLLSNLLSSTGKPRDALYVEELRRARGLADFMAAKYSVEELISGNPQSWHGIHNIITKETDCTCLYISIGKEHARYWILKASGAIHFSRKKVSLEQRVVTKLVPNLDEFFTESFRSLGILPQRNYFKTNLRSCYEIIIAPVASLLKEPEILIVPESCMYQVPFAAIGDEGGTYLVDTFRIRVVPSLTTLKLIRDSSPDYHSQRGALIVGDPKVGEVLLKGKRRIITSLQCARKEAEMIGRLLGVTPLTGDRATKKAVLDAINSVSLIHFAAHGDAERGEIALSPNCPTDFIPQDENFLLTMADISQVRLRAKLVVLSCCHSARGKIKAEGIIGIARAFLGSGARSVLAARWAIEDTATEEFMRCFYQNLFRGKSASESLHEARKWLRKNGFEKVSQWAPFMLIGDNVTFDFENWPVSKTSKQP; this is encoded by the exons ATGGAAATTGGTGATAGAAGAGGAGAAGCAGCggattacggaaacctaggaacagtgttccaatcacttggttATTATAACCAGGCgcaagaatatcacgagaaagcactggCCATCAGAAgggaaattggtgacagaaaaggagaagcaacgGATTACGAAAACTTAGGGGGACTGTTTGCAATACTCGGTGAACatgacaaggctcaagaatatCTCGAGAAAGCTCTACGTATTAGAAAGGAACTCTGcaacagaaatggagaagcaaGTTGTTATGCAAACCTTGGAGCTTTGTTTCTGTCACTCGGAAAATACCCTAAGGCAGATAAATATCTAGAGCACTCATTGGCAATAATGAAGGAAATTGGCGATAAAAATGGAGAAGCAGATGTTTATGGTCATTTTGGGATAATTTCTCATCATCTTCATGATTATGAAAAAGCTCAAGAATATCACAAGAAAGCCCTTGCAATCTATgaggaaattggcgacagaaatggagaagcagTCGAGTACACAAATTTAGGGAAATGTTTCCAATCGCTTGGCAGATATAATGTGGCCGAAAAATACATCAACAGGGCCCTATTAATAAGCAAGAATATTGAACACAACTTGAACGAATATGGGTGCCTTCGTCACCTTACGGTGttgaaattatcacaatttAATCTCAAGGAAGCCATGTCGTATCTTTTTCAGTGTATTGGAAAATTCGACACGTTGCGAGGTTTCCTTAAAGATAACGATCAGTTTAAGACTTCTCTTTTAGAGAAGTACGGCAATTTTCCTTATAAGTTGCTCAGCAACTTGCTTTCTTCTACCGGGAAGCCAAGagatgctctttatgttgaagAGCTGAGACGGGCAAGAGGCCTCGCCGACTTCATGGCAGCCAAGTACTCTGTAGAAGAGCTGATCTCAGGCAATCCACAGTCATGGCATGGCATTCACAATATCATCACAAAAGAAACAGACTGTACATGTCTTTACATTTCAATTGGAAAAGAACATGCACGGTACTGGATTCTCAAAGCATCAGGAGCCATTCATTTCTCACGAAAGAAAGTGAGTCTGGAGCAACGCGTGGTGACCAAATTAGTTCCTAATTTGGATGAGTTTTTCACAGAAAGCTTTCGCAGCCTTGGCATTTTACCCCAACGGAATT ATTTCAAAACGAATCTTCGGTCGTGTTACGAGATAATCATCGCTCCCGTGGCCAGTTTACTGAAGGAGCCCGAGATTTTAATTGTCCCTGAATCCTGTATGTACCAAGTCCCATTTGCAGCCATCGGTGATGAAGGAGGAACATATTTAGTAGATACTTTCAGGATCCGCGTCGTTCCCTCTCTGACGACTCTAAAGCTGATTCGGGACAGTTCCCCCGACTACCACAGTCAGAGAGGAGCACTGATAGTGGGTGATCCTAAGGTTGGCGAGGTGCTTTTGAAAGGAAAACGCAGGATCATAACATCATTGCaatgtgcaagaaaggaagcagagatgattggacGACTTCTTGGAGTGACACCTTTGACTGGAGACCGTGCAACAAAGAAGGCAGTTCTTGACGCAATAAACTCAGTAAGTCTGATTCACTTTGCTGCCCACGGTGAtgccgaaagaggagagattgctcTTTCTCCTAATTGCCCCACCGACTTCATTCCACAAGACGAAAACTTCCTTTTGACGATGGCGGACATTTCGCAAGTTCGGCTGCGAGCTAAactggttgtacttagctgttgtcacagtgcaCGTGGGAAGATTAAAGCCGAGGGAAttattggaatcgctcgagcgTTCTTAGGATCTGGTGCTCGTTCAGTGTTGGCGGCACGGTGGGCCATAGAAGACACAGCCACGGAGGAATTCATGAGATGTTTCTACCAAAACTTGTTCCGCGGTAAAAGTGCAAGTGAATCCCTTCACGAGGCCAGGAAATGGTTGAGAAAGAACGGCTTCGAAAAAGTTTCTCAGTGGGCTCCCTTCATGCTTATTGGcgataacgtgacatttgattttgaaaactgGCCAGTGTCTAAAACATCCAAACAGCCATGA
- the LOC131778763 gene encoding G-protein-signaling modulator 1-like: MDNSEGVLNTMQVVLMGMTIANFLLNTGRLSPAIELCKECLNLLNSQALDKDGQITHSILVKRIYTIMATAKEKYVRELLLLYQDSDDTFQLGRLNLLLATTLHTQTKFVEAREFYERAINIMKTNDDKRGKAICFRNLATLLYSLGEYDKYKEYLEKALAIRTQIGDRVGEALHYRELGGLSILRGNYDKAQEYIKKALAIRTQIGDRKGEGMEHGFLGTVSQMLGNYDQARKYHEKALAIRLEIGDREGEAADYENLGTVFRSLGNYDKAQEYYKKALVITLETGDIKGEAKIYGNLGTVFRLLGDYDQAQECYKKALAIRQEIGDRVGQAADYNNLGTVFQFHGNYDQAQEYYKKALAISLETGLRQGEAAVYGNLGTVFQSLGNYDMAQEYYNKALAIRMEIGDRAGEAVDYGNLGTVFQSLGKYNMAHEYYKKALAITMEISDRRGEAADYGCLGSVFQSLEWKLVTEQEKQRIMEI; this comes from the exons ATGGACAACTCAGAAGGGGTTTTAAACACAATGCAAGTGGTCTTGATGGGTATGACGATCGCCAATTTCCTTCTAAACACTGGTCGTCTTTCACCAGCCATAGAGTTGTGTAAGGAATGTTTGAATTTACTAAACAGTCAAGCGCTCGATAAGGATGGTCAAATTACCCACTCAATTCTCGTTAAGAGAATCTACACCATAATGGccacagcaaaagaaaaatacgtCAGGGAACTCCTTCTCCTGTACCAGGACTCTGATGACACCTTCCAACTAGGAAGGTTGAATTTATTACTAGCGACTACGCTTCACACTCAAACGAAGTTTGTGGAGGCAAGAGAATTTTATGAGAGAGCAATTAATATCATGAAAACGAATGACGACAAACGAGGAAAAGCAATTTGTTTCAGAAACTTAGCAACATTACTTTATTCCTTGGGAGAATATGACAAATATAAAGAATATCTGGAGAAGGCCCTTGCAATCAGAACGCAAATTGGTGACAGAGTTGGAGAAGCATTGCATTACAGAGAACTAGGAGGACTGTCCATATTGCGTGGTAACTATGACAAGGCACAAGAATATatcaagaaagcacttgccatcagaacacaaattggtgacagaaagggagaaggaATGGAGCATGGATTCCTAGGAACAGTGTCCCAAATGCTCGGTAATTATGACCAGGCGCGAAAATATCACGAAAAGGCACTTGCCATTAGactggaaattggtgacagagaaggagaagcagCCGATTAcgaaaaccttggaacagtgTTCCGATCGCTTGGTAATTATGACAAGGCAcaagaatattacaagaaagcacttgtTATCACACTGGAAACTGGTGACATAAAGGGAGAAGCGAAGATTTACGGAAACCTCGGAACAGTGTTCCGGTTGCTTGGTGATTATGACCAGGCGCAAGAATGctacaagaaagcacttgctatcagacaggaaattggtgacagagtAGGACAAGCAGCGGATTACAACAACCTAGGAACAGTGTTCCAATTTCATGGTAATTATGACCAGGCAcaagaatattacaagaaagcacttgctatcagtCTGGAAACTGGTCTCCGACAAGGAGAAGCAGCGGTgtacggaaacctaggaacagTGTTCCAATCGCTTGGTAATTATGACATGGCGCAAGAATATTACAATAAAGCACTGGCCATCAGaatggaaattggtgacagagcaggagaagcagtggattacggaaacctaggaacagTGTTTCAATCGCTTGGTAAATATAACATGGCACATgaatattacaagaaagcacTGGCCATCACAATGGAAATTAgtgacagaagaggagaagcagcAGATTACGGATGCCTTGGATCAGTGTTCCAATCGCTTG aatggaaattggtgacagagcaggagaagcaGCGGATTATGGAAATCTAG